A genomic region of Plasmodium malariae genome assembly, chromosome: 14 contains the following coding sequences:
- the PmUG01_14036100 gene encoding conserved Plasmodium protein, unknown function, with amino-acid sequence MENTVKKKPNEKKGKKNTNDIKERILSGRPVLCFDEEIEFDKCCSINTDIVDNTVENGKKKKLSKDNSKNVSLEVTETLPKKKTQKKIEKGRTDHHIQKNARDKDKTKKTNRIESSNANFKDSNKGDDETSIYKNVDKDDELNSNKNDLYIVLDSSTNSSASPGINKNDNELKKKSLSKIIKTQSSSNIQIISEEDNEQMNKWIEFLPTINLEIENILNFQLPCYNILNNVKRINKIKSIAYNESENDEKLNSIEKSSLMFNSVKLTTNEKYIIRFLCEGSFYNLSQLVDILYYVLNNDELIFEMFPVKMVNCNINRTVGCTNFLINDSISEKKEKNNEENNVSKECLVNTGEDNKKCITGSIANDDSINIHINSRSNDNIDNINISSNDNNDNHNSSNDNHNSSNDNHNSSNDNHNSSNDNHNSSNDNNNHNNHSTNLSLDNFSDEDCYSDDAEKEKKSYNISISKEDLYSSIPILVSRKNLGDNMKQVNISKNENNEKECLWVWENDNYDIFPSYYKEIFKYFKEFRSNMSKIYKTLIKLRNFIITKDLQNIIKIYDYLNELKKKQYLESEKRCKRILIEKKKIIKRKMEIKKQEEKKKKVEDAKYLEEKKTSNIVKLDSYIAQNKMEEKKPKQQNLILSWLTLKKSHTANPNKNPEQYFKYPIVNVLNFNEGLKDKLLEAQNQLPIFTCDRRDVNVSYHIFQSSSEIDKQKLLADYVNLCESHKRTVVDYFRVYVENKEFFEEIPLVDSLDGSKIITQNEKGVRSKLWEDNEFYIKLKNSDYIRSFFFYDNSWTRPYMSLLVHKILDDNINVLPFYYHDDMMYENDTNEEYYEKFETIDLTTENEENETESDGSSQDMFIVPDNEINRDIEITPITVPTSQDIYFFSVFNWEWTFEGNLKRNYNIIDKNTWKEFNLICKENIYGCQYMSWGKDNNPFKYLSERNNPKNTLDKYDIKKLIKHSHGKVTKKDVLVDQFKLKNEHLTKADTERKFKIYLMYKKCEDNRKKWMASEEGVKLFKNEELLSKIYDIRKRKLNLITQKMEEVKRQKKMVKENLKKEEKIKKKEKTNQEKLAVVENLKKEETTQKKDEPNVQKLLSSSSLTSNKRAKK; translated from the exons atgGAAAATacggttaaaaaaaaaccaaatgaaaaaaaaggaaagaaaaatacaaacgACATTAAAGAGAGAATTTTAAGTGGACGACCTGTTTTATGCTTTGATGAAGAAATTGAATTTGATAAGTGCTGCTCTATTAACACGGATATCGTTGATAATACAGTagaaaatgggaaaaaaaaaaaattaagtaaagataatagtaaaaatgtTTCTCTAGAGGTCACCGAAACCCtccccaaaaaaaaaactcaaaaaaaaatagaaaaaggaAGAACAGACCATCATATACAGAAAAACGCAAGGGATAAGgataaaacgaaaaaaacaaatagaaTAGAAAGTTCCAATGCAAACTTTAAGGACAGTAATAAAGGGGATGATGAGACAAGCATATACAAGAATGTAGACAAAGACGACGAActtaattcaaataaaaatgatttatatattgttttagaTAGTTCAACAAATAGTTCAGCTAGTCctggaataaataaaaatgataatgaattaaaaaaaaagagtctttcaaaaattataaaaacacaaagtagtagtaatattcaaataatcTCTGAAGAAGATAATGAACAGATGAATAAGTGGATAGAATTCTTGCCAACGATTAACTTggaaattgaaaatatactaaattttcaattaccctgttataatatacttaacaatgttaaaagaattaataaaatcaaaAGCATTGCGTATAACGAAAgtgaaaatgatgaaaagcTGAACTCAATAGAAAAGTCCAGTCTTATGTTTAATTCTGTAAAACTTACGACCAACgaaaagtatattataagATTCCTATGTGAGGGATCATTCTATAATTTATCACAGTTAGTTGATATCCtgtattatgttttaaataatgatgaaTTAATATTTGAAATGTTTCCTGTTAAAATGGttaattgtaatattaatagaacTGTAGGGtgtacaaattttttaataaacgaCAGTATTtcggaaaaaaaggaaaagaacaatgaagaaaataacgTTAGCAAGGAATGCTTAGTTAATACAGGagaagataataaaaaatgtataacaGGGAGTATCGCTAATGATGATAGCATTAACATTCACATCAACAGTAGGAGTAATGATAACATTGACAATATCAACATTAGCAGTAATGATAACAACGACAATCATAACAGCAGCAACGACAACCATAACAGCAGCAACGACAACCATAACAGCAGCAACGACAACCATAACAGCAGCAACGACAACCATAACAGCAGCAACGACAACAATAATCATAACAATCATAGCACCAACCTTTCCCTGGACAATTTTTCGGATGAAGATTGCTACTCCGATGATGCggagaaggaaaaaaaaagttataacaTTTCCATCAGTAAAGAAGATCTATATTCGAGTATACCAATTTTAGTAAGTCGAAAAAATTTAGGGGATAACATGAAACaagtaaatataagtaaaaatgagAATAACGAAAAAGAATGCTTATGGGTTTGGGAAAATGATAACTATGACATATTTCCATCttattataaagaaatatttaaatattttaaagaatttcGAAGTAATATgagcaaaatatataaaacattaattaaattaagaaattttattataactaaagatctacaaaatattataaagatatatgattatttaaatgaattaaaaaagaaacagtATTTGGAATCCGAGAAAAGGTGCAAAAGGATacttattgaaaaaaaaaaaattataaaaagaaaaatggaaataaagaaacaagaagaaaaaaaaaaaaaagttgaaGATGCCAAATACctagaagagaaaaaaacatCAAATATTGTTAAGTTAGACAGCTATATagcacaaaataaaatggaagaaaaaaaaccgAAACAACAAAATCTTATACTTTCTTGGTTAACCCTCAAAAAAAGTCACACTGCAAATCCAAATAAAAATCCCGAACAGTATTTTAAATACCCAATTGTGAATgttcttaattttaatgaaggATTGAAGGACAAACTGTTGGAAGCCCAAAACCAGTTACCTATCT TTACATGCGACAGAAGGGATGTTAACGTGTcatatcatatatttcagAGCAGCTCAGAAATTG ACAAGCAAAAATTGCTCGCTGATTATGTAAATTTGTGCGAAAGTCATAAGAGGACAGTCGTAGATTATTTCAGAGTATACG tggaaaataaagaattttttgAAGAAATCCCATTGGTAGATAGTCTTGACggaagtaaaataattacacaa AATGAAAAAGGTGTAAGATCGAAACTTTGGGAAGataatgaattttatattaagttaaaaaattcaGATTATATAaggagtttttttttttacgacAATTCATGGACCAGACCTTATATGTCCTTGCTAGTGCATAAAATTTTGGat GACAACATAAATGTACTTCCCTTTTATTATCATGATGATATGATGTATGAAAATGACACAAATGaagaatattatgaaaaattcgAAACTATCGATTTAACAAcggaaaatgaagaaaatgaaacC GAAAGTGATGGAAGTTCACAAGACATGTTTATCGTTCCAGATAACGAAATAAATAGAGATATCGAAATTACACCTATTACTGTACCAACTAGTCAggacatttattttttttctgtctTTAATTGGGAATGGACTTTTGAGGGAAATCTTAAACGAAATTACAACA taattgataaaaatacatgGAAAGAGTTTAATTTGATATGTAAAGAAAACATTTACGGGTGTCAGTATATGTCGTGGGGAA AGGACAACAATCCGTTTAAATACCTCTCTGAAAGGAACAATCCAAAAAATACTTTGGataaatatgatattaagaaattaataaaa CATTCTCATGGAAAAGTAACAAAAAAGGATGTGCTCGTTGATCAGTTTAAACTTAA GAATGAGCACCTAACAAAAGCAGATACCGAGAGAAAGTTCAAGATTTATTTGATGTATAAGAAATGCGAAGATAATAGAAAA AAATGGATGGCCTCAGAAGAGggtgtaaaattatttaaaaacgaGGAGCTGTTAAGCAAAATATATGACATacgaaaaaggaaattaaatttaataactcaaaaaatggaagaagTAAAAAGACAAAAGAAGATGGTCAAagaaaacttaaaaaaagaagaaaaaataaaaaaaaaagaaaaaacaaaccAGGAAAAATTAGCAGTTGTGGAAAACctgaaaaaggaagaaacaACACAGAAAAAAGATGAGCCGAATGTTCAAAAATTATTGTCAAGTAGTTCGTTGACTAGTAACAAAAGAGccaaaaaataa
- the PmUG01_14036200 gene encoding conserved Plasmodium protein, unknown function: MEKNILKKYKSFFNFVSNVKSQTDKEKNIQFSQNLYLKNISKSNYNVKNNTDQIYDNKLFLKYWVRKKRPGARN, from the coding sequence atggaaaaaaatatattgaagaAGTATAAGAGtttctttaattttgtcAGTAATGTAAAAAGCCAAACGGATAAGGAAAAGAACATTCAGTTCAGTCAAAATTTGTATTTGAAGAATATATCAAAGAGTAattataatgttaaaaataataccGATCAAATATACGACAATAAacttttcttaaaatattggGTACGGAAAAAAAGACCAGGAGCTAGAAATTGA
- the PmUG01_14036300 gene encoding conserved Plasmodium protein, unknown function, translating into MNCKYRHSTNLSIERYETLDLRRKKRNSEEYIINNKKKTPKNIGQNFDNKVAKCNKNNWNSNNYINVRHVRKNHLIKCSSPIKRIRAHIFSAKRSKEGKNIENTKNIKIIPLLSEKPNLCEKRYSTNHSEKVVTLNNNVNRELSDTDSRSNGNTNSNNNNNSNGNSNHNSNGSHNNDSMHIISNNAKYRLSCNSSIYLNVKSEKERSQLRSVKHANSIFADKVYEDFSNLRKTNGNIKNDESVNGPLNNNTKEKREYENKKGKNDNMKQMKMRKKEIKQDVNNMINLGTICRKNHPLTNEEDVSISESHSNTISSIDQNKNAYETYKVGHNDELVFNKKRCLIVDSPNDQSIENPKSCVKSKGKGFESVNCSSCTNNCVNSGAFGTPYRCIRSSYSDIRNISRNDNSNLMLSLEQNNNYNSNSSSRNSSSNRNSSSNRNSSSNRNSSSNRNSSSNRNSSSNRNSSSSSSGNDNNNSNNDTSLINREEKKDKELIHIESKECLEKNTYETFSKYNLRCDIYNIDFNELKNEEENNTLNSENLIENVRENSSFLHKPSISGKNENILSDVPINNEYKCYSVCGYKDSNSNKSDNSNISNSSDNSKNHKTRNVDTEERDIHSIGRAGSSMSKDDVEVGQCKVQDHVLHKKLNGILNQKLTDETVTESTNNTSCDFNESPFNTSSSKITKNLSNTYNDEENELTGLNEKSTLYKPSPNSAVNSLSLCTDSSSTMSDGYLFIDLNKKNSNTIEEEEKGNILSNAQKKKDYKCVNDMSNLAFTNSNESSVSNGLAVNNISQVSQTSSVSGDHTKEVNSVTISSCVSYDNNKDVSNVTISSSVSSEHNKELISGNNGDSKKSVSSSDISNNKRKSSCRNSSSGCGSEPSSVQGESSDITCIRGEIFPNRANIKEKDMLQKKTNLKRTSDCNLDYNFKKKMRIEEYSFINLSVYKNNPSDIYKNNSYNTYILKSIHNSYIQNKLNDKNIKVHSVRPLGEPSSNTFPENTIFTNNEDKYNFDKERSKYREYDEGRKGSLTSNINNEIDDKMKGTKIIMQEYRQKNDMNINSSESANGDSNGYVSGSPNDYPNNEWSDYACNYPSDCMNDKLNKIEHNKFSKVMSKTVTCRNNVIKETAFKGISKNAQNLSNEQINYVNFLRDNKFNNFDLNLCDIISLLENEKIEDLYSEEELKRIIIPIHGIYFDTNRKSWVCKYDDIVINEVPNGRTKLFSTRINSYHKSRQLALQLKYNDLKKNCTIFSNLNVEEKIFFMSVKSFTTNISKEKAGKEQKRCTNSIVNKELEQRKWVTEKEIDKECLEHCIVQGKQERQKKMKASIALHKDNLKEIELTKNKVEIKEYSSNDIVENHNFLDTTTNDTSNTNEDVNLNETLKILNKEVSLDLCSSLPYNCVSVSLSSNNQIKNDRNDNNNDYSTGISNNTSSAITTQNEMYISVNKYIKGNIKKENNADDKKYKQCEINFKTQTFLHKTLGITFSNDIIKRMKNLQKENIFYEKEKERWVIKIIDKRSNMLLYLKEFDCKVFGFVYACILTIEHKHLYVDYFLNEKNYDFLMKLIQNSSLKIKKYTNTMFHSPGLNNNSYCNEYNKNFFNDIFQERETIKTKGVHKQNNQGPNEYTSFSSFEKDITLRKMHQKVNRIENNYVKKNLEKGSSKLHNNTTLNNHSDLLYSYENTKSKIMNEEEIPVPKKNRLKNIFQTLNIQVANRSNVVSSSYLENKMNDNFPKILDKNNQCTEGRYNFENDLIGIKVENFRNGDTEKESSHPSKKGQQIVDKPQKKKCGKVETNTLNNEKEGKESYNPYTNRNNKTLVRKGDGYSINNIVNGNNNNDYNDNIVNYNDNNNNNDNDNNNDNNNNNDNNNNDNDNKNDNKNDNNNDNNNSDKNNNNNNSDNNNNNNNNNGDNNNNGNNNNNNNGDNNNNSNHPYEDVNCDGSTNKVYTFRRKDNSENCHIQINDINEIDDKKRRRKKTKMDPLFLKRSKNLKDSLLSNAKDTSLSSYLLAQEETNNLHKLDSYVDTLNNNSDVTSLAKQTILLLLKDILNCIPFQMAPSVISRKIYDQKINAHVKFVYQSKSLMDLMPYFFIFKNVIKQKTLPSDQSLYICNVLLYALFEA; encoded by the coding sequence ATGAATTGCAAGTATCGCCACTCTACGAATTTGTCAATTGAAAGATATGAAACATTAGATTTacgaaggaaaaaaagaaacagtgaggaatacataataaacaataagaaaaaaacacCAAAAAATATAGGACAAAACTTTGATAACAAAGTTGCTAAGTGCAACAAAAACAATTGGAATAGCAACAATTACATAAACGTTAGACACGTTAGAAAAAATCATTTAATTAAGTGCTCTTCACCTATTAAACGAATTAGAGCTCACATTTTTTCTGCGAAAAGAAGTAAAGAAGGGAAAAACATagaaaacacaaaaaatataaaaattattccgTTATTATCAGAAAAACCAAATTTATGCGAGAAAAGATATTCTACAAACCACTCGGAAAAAGTGGTGACgcttaataataatgtaaatagaGAACTAAGTGATACTGATAGTAGAAGCAATGGTAATACTAACagcaacaataataataacagtaatggCAACAGTAACCACAATAGCAATGGTTCACACAACAATGACAGCATGCATATAATTAGCAACAACGCTAAATATCGGCTTAGTTGCAATAGcagcatatatttaaatgttaaAAGCGAAAAAGAGAGGAGTCAACTAAGAAGTGTTAAACATGCTAATTCTATTTTTGCAGATAAAGTGTATGAGGATTTCTCTAATTTGAGAAAAACAAATGGTAACATAAAGAATGACGAAAGTGTGAATGGTCCtttgaataataatacaaaggAGAAAAgggaatatgaaaataaaaagggaaaaaatgaCAATATGAAACAGATGAAAATGAGGAAGAAGGAGATAAAACAGGACGttaataatatgataaatttaGGTACCATATGTCGCAAAAATCATCCTTTAACAAACGAAGAAGATGTTTCTATATCTGAATCACATAGTAACACCATTTCAAGTATCGATCAGAACAAAAATGCTTATGAAACATATAAGGTAGGGCATAATGATGAACTCGTATTTAATAAGAAAAGATGTCTAATTGTAGATTCACCCAATGACCAAAGTATAGAGAATCCAAAAAGTTGTGTGAAAAGCAAAGGTAAAGGCTTTGAAAGTGTAAATTGCAGTAGCTGCACTAATAATTGTGTTAACTCAGGTGCCTTTGGCACGCCATACAGGTGTATTCGTAGTAGTTATAGTGACATTAGAAATATTAGTCGAAATGATAATTCAAATTTGATGTTATCATTAgagcaaaataataattataacagtaatagtagtagtaggaATAGTAGCAGTAATAggaatagtagtagtaataggaatagtagtagtaataggaatagtagtagtaataggaatagtagtagtaataggaatagtagtagtaataggaatagtagtagtagtagtagtggtaatgataataataatagtaataatgacACATCTCTAATAAacagagaagaaaaaaaagataaagaatTAATACACATAGAGAGCAAAGAATGTTTGGAGAAGAACACATATGAAAcgttttcaaaatataatttaagatgtgatatatataatattgatTTTAACGAACTAAAGaatgaagaagaaaacaATACTCTCAATTCAGAAAATTTAATTGAGAACGTAAGGGAAAATAGTAGCTTTTTACATAAACCATCTATCAGCGGCaagaatgaaaatatattatcagACGTACCCATAAATAATGAGTATAAATGTTATAGTGTTTGTGGGTATAAGGACAGCAATTCGAATAAATCAGATAATTCGAATATTTCTAATTCTTCTGATAATTCTAAAAATCATAAAACTAGAAATGTAGATACGGAAGAAAGGGATATTCATTCCATTGGACGTGCAGGAAGCAGCATGTCTAAGGATGACGTGGAAGTTGGTCAATGTAAAGTCCAAGATCAcgttttacataaaaaattaaatggaaTATTAAATCAAAAATTAACGGATGAAACAGTAACGGAAAGCACTAATAACACTTCCTGTGATTTCAATGAAAGCCCGTTTAACACGAGTTCATCAAAAATCACCaaaaatttaagtaataCCTACAATGATgaagaaaatgaattaactggattaaatgaaaaatctaCCTTATATAAACCTTCTCCAAATAGTGCTGTAAATAGTTTAAGCTTGTGTACAGACTCTTCTTCTACCATGTCTGATggctatttatttattgatttaaataagaaaaattctAATACTATAGAAGAGGAGGAAAAGGGAAATATACTATCAAATgcacagaaaaaaaaggattataAATGTGTAAATGACATGAGTAATTTAGCTTTCACTAATAGTAATGAAAGTAGTGTTAGCAATGGCCTTGCCGTCAATAATATCAGTCAAGTTAGCCAAACTAGCAGTGTCAGCGGTGATCATACCAAAGAAGTAAATAGTGTCACTATCAGTAGTTGCGTCAGTTATGATAATAACAAAGATGTAAGTAATGTCACCATCAGTAGCAGCGTTAGCAGTGAACATAACAAGGAGTTAATTAGTGGTAATAATGGCGACTCTAAAAAAAGCGTTAGTAGTAGTGATATCAGTAATAACAAAAGAAAGAGTAGCTGCAGAAACAGTAGCAGTGGATGCGGTAGTGAACCTTCATCTGTACAAGGAGAAAGCAGTGATATCACTTGTATAAGGGGGGAAATTTTTCCCAATCGAGCAAATATAAAGGAGAAGGATATGTTACAAAAAAAGACGAATTTAAAAAGAACTTCAGATTGTAACTTggattataattttaaaaagaaaatgagaATAGAAGAATACTCCTTTATTAACTTGAGCGTATACAAAAATAACCCCTcagatatatacaaaaataatagttacaatacatatatattaaaaagtatccataattcttatatacaaaataaattaaatgataagAATATCAAAGTACATAGCGTGAGGCCTCTCGGTGAACCCTCATCTAATACATTTCCTGAAAATaccatttttacaaataatgaaGACAAATATAACTTCGATAAAGAAAGAAGCAAATATAGAGAATATGATGAAGGGAGAAAAGGGAGTTTAACTAGTAACATAAACAACGAAATAGATGATAAAATGAAAGggacaaaaattattatgcaGGAGTATAgacaaaaaaatgatatgaaCATTAATTCAAGTGAAAGTGCAAATGGTGACTCTAATGGCTATGTGAGTGGCAGTCCAAATGATTATCCTAATAACGAATGGAGTGACTATGCATGTAACTATCCGAGTGACTGTATGAATGACAAGTTAAACAAAATTGAACATAACAAATTCTCCAAAGTGATGAGTAAAACTGTTACATGCAGGAATAATGTCATTAAAGAAACAGCTTTCAAAGGAATCTCCAAAAATGCTCAAAATTTGTCTAATGAACAGATAAATTATGTGAACTTTTTAAGAGACAACAAATTTAACAATTTTGATTTGAATTTGTGTGATATAATAAGCTTattagaaaatgaaaaaattgaagatCTATATTCAGAAGAAGAATTGAAACGTATAATAATTCCCATACAtggtatatattttgatactAACAGAAAAAGTTGGGTATGCAAATATGACGATATTGTAATAAATGAAGTACCAAATGGGagaacaaaattattttccaCAAGAATTAATTCTTATCATAAGTCAAGACAATTAGCTCTACAACTAAAATACAATGACCTAAAGAAGAACTGTACTATTTTTAGCAATTTAAatgtagaagaaaaaatcttttttatgTCAGTTAAATCGTTTACGACAAATATAAGTAAAGAAAAAGCAGGAAAGGAACAAAAACGATGCACAAATTCGATTGTAAATAAAGAACTAGAACAAAGGAAATGGGTGACAGAAAAGGAAATAGACAAGGAATGTTTAGAGCATTGTATCGTTCAAGGAAAACAGGAGCGACAGAAGAAGATGAAAGCTTCTATAGCCTTACATAaggataatttaaaagaaatagaacttacaaaaaataaggtAGAGATAAAAGAATATTCTTCTAACGACATAGTTGAAAATCATAATTTTCTTGACACAACAACAAATGATACTTCTAACACAAATGAAGATGTAAATTTGAACGAAACTTTAAAGATATTAAACAAAGAAGTGTCCCTTGATTTGTGCTCATCTTTACCATATAACTGCGTTAGTGTAAGCCTTTCTAGTAACaaccaaataaaaaatgatagaaacgataataataatgattaCAGCACAGGAATTAGTAACAACACAAGTAGTGCCATAACTACTCAAAATGAGATGTACATTtcagtaaataaatatataaaaggaaacattaagaaagaaaataatgCAGATGATAAGAAGTACAAACAATgtgaaattaattttaaaacacaAACATTTCTACATAAAACACTAGGTATAACTTTTtcaaatgatataataaaaagaatgaaaaatttacagaaggaaaacatattttacgaaaaagaaaaagaaagatgggttattaaaataattgacAAAAGGAGcaatatgttattatatctCAAAGAATTTGATTGTAAGGTGTTTGGTTTTGTGTATGCCTGTATTTTAACCATAGAGCATAAACATTTGTATGTagactattttttaaatgaaaaaaactatgactttttaatgaaattaattcaaaatagctccttaaaaataaagaaatatacaaACACGATGTTTCATTCACCTGgtttaaataataacagtTATTGTAACGAATATAATAAGAACTTCTTTAATGACATTTTTCAGGAAAGAGaaacaataaaaacaaaaggtgtacataaacaaaataatcaAGGACCAAATGAGTATACCAGTTTTTCCTCTtttgaaaaagatataaCGTTAAGGAAGATGCACCAAAAGGTAAATCgaatagaaaataattatgtgaAAAAGAATTTAGAAAAAGGAAGTTCAAAATTGCATAATAATACTACATTAAATAATCATTCCGATTTATTGTATAGCTATGAAAATACAAAGAGTAAGATAATGAACGAAGAGGAAATCCCTGTGCCCAAAAAGAACcgtttgaaaaatatatttcaaacaTTGAACATTCAAGTTGCCAACAGATCAAATGTTGTTTCTTCCtcatatttagaaaataaaatgaatgatAATTTTCCCAAAATTTTAGATAAGAATAACCAATGTACAGAAGGAAGATACAATTTTGAAAACGATTTAATTGGTATAAAAGTTGAAAATTTCCGAAATGGAGATACAGAAAAAGAAAGTTCCCACCCCTCAAAAAAGGGGCAGCAGATAGTAGACAAACCTCAAAAAAAGAAGTGTGGTAAAGTGGAAAcaaatacattaaataacGAAAAGGAGGGAAAGGAAAGCTACAATCCATACacaaatagaaataataaaacgtTAGTGAGAAAAGGAGACGGGTATAGCATTAACAATATTGttaatggtaataataacaatgattataatgataatattgttaactataatgataataataataataatgataatgataataataatgataataataataataatgataataataataatgataatgataataaaaatgataataaaaatgataataataatgataataataatagtgataaaaataataataataataatagtgataataataataataataataataataatggtgataataataataatggtaataataataataataataatggtgataataataataatagtaatcaTCCATACGAAGACGTCAACTGCGATGGCAGTACTAACAAAGTGTACACCTTCCGTAGAAAAGATAATAGCGAAAATTGCCATATCCAAATAAATGACATTAATGAAATCGATGATAAGAAGAGGAGGAggaagaaaacaaaaatggaCCCTTTGTTTCTTAAAAGAtcgaaaaatttaaaagattcattattatcaaaTGCAAAAGATACCAGTTTGTCCTCATATTTATTAGCACAAGAAGAGACAAATAATTTGCACAAGTTAGATTCTTATGTAGACACATTAAACAATAACAGTGATGTAACATCATTAGCCAAGCAAACAATTCTTTTGCTGCTAAAAGATATTCTAAATTGTATTCCTTTTCAAATGGCTCCATCTGTAATatcaagaaaaatatatgatcaGAAAATTAATGCTCATGTGAAATTTGTATACCAGTCAAAGAGTCTTATGGACCTAATGCcctacttttttatatttaaaaatgttattaaacAGAAAACTCTTCCTAGCGACCAATCATTGTATATATGCAATGTTTTGTTGTATGCCTTGTTTGAGGcatga